Proteins encoded in a region of the Orcinus orca chromosome 8, mOrcOrc1.1, whole genome shotgun sequence genome:
- the LOC101271567 gene encoding LOW QUALITY PROTEIN: olfactory receptor 1444 (The sequence of the model RefSeq protein was modified relative to this genomic sequence to represent the inferred CDS: deleted 1 base in 1 codon; substituted 1 base at 1 genomic stop codon) produces the protein MLAEKVDPARQENKKLFVAKLKLTSVENSTEATEFILLGFTDDPNLQVPLLLVFLFIYLITLVGNRRMVLVIYSDSHLHTPMYFFLSNLSFVDPGHSSAVAPQTVAALHSGNKLISHNGCAPQSFFFVGFATVKCYLLASTACDPRAVLCRPLHYTSTMIAGVYALLRMGSYVCGFLNACGFLDACMHSADTFRLSFCGSNEMNHFFCEVPPLLALSCSNRGMSKLVAFFVVGFNVFFTLLVILISYFFIYMAVXRRHSAEGRKKAFSTCASHLTAISIFYGTIIFMYLQPSSTQSMDMDKIASVFYTVVIPMLNPLIYSLRNKEVKHTLWKILNKLNSQSLSVSRK, from the exons GCTAAATTGAAGTTAACCTCAGTGGAGAATAGCACAGAAGCAACAGAGTTCATCCTCTTGGGATTCACAGATGACCCCAACCTCCAGGTTCCCCTCCTCCTGGTATTTTTGTTCATCTACCTCATCACTTTGGTTGGGAATCGGAGG ATGGTGCTGGTCATCTACTCAGACTCCCACCTCCACACTCCAATGTACTTCTTCCTCAGCAACCTTTCCTTTGTCGATCCGGGTCACTCCTCAGCCGTAGCTCCCCAGACGGTGGCTGCACTGCACTCGGGAAACAAACTCATCTCCCACAATGGATGTGCTCCTCAGTCCTTCTTCTTTGTGGGTTTTGCCACCGTCAAGTGCTACCTCCTGGCCTCCACGGCCTGTGACCCCCGTGCAGTGCTGTGTAGGCCCCTTCATTACACCAGCACCATGATAGCAGGTGTGTATGCCCTCCTGAGGATGGGCTCCTATGTCTGTGGCTTCCTCAATGCCTGTGGCTTCCTCGATGCCTGCATGCACTCAGCAGACACCTTCAGACTCTCCTTCTGTGGTTCAAATGAGATGAATCACTTTTTCTGTGAAGTCCCTCCACTCCTGGCTCTCTCGTGCTCCAACAGAGGCATGAGCAAGCTGGTGGCCTTCTTTGTCGTGGGCTTCAATGTTTTTTTCACCCTCCTGGTCATCCTCATCTCTTACTTCTTCATATACATGGCCGTTTGACGGAGGCATTCtgcggaaggaaggaagaaagcctTCTCCACCTGTGCGTCCCATCTCACGGCCATCTCCATTTTCTATGGAACAATCATCTTCATGTACTTACAGCCCAGCTCCACCCAGTCCATGGACATGGACAAAATAGCATCTGTGTTTTACACGGTGGTGATTCCCATGCTGAACCCCTTGATCTACAGTCTTAGGAACAAAGAAGTGAAACATACTCTCTGGAAAATACTCAACAAACTTAATTCCCAGTCTTTAAGTGTGAGTAGGAAGTAG